The following coding sequences are from one Paenibacillus sp. FSL R5-0912 window:
- a CDS encoding DUF1328 domain-containing protein → MLRWSVILLVVALIAGIFGFFNIVAAAVGIAKVLFYIFLILFVVSLFMGRRGRSM, encoded by the coding sequence ATGTTAAGATGGTCAGTAATTCTGCTGGTAGTTGCTCTGATTGCCGGTATCTTCGGTTTCTTCAATATCGTGGCGGCCGCTGTAGGCATTGCCAAAGTATTGTTCTACATCTTCCTTATTCTCTTCGTTGTTTCGCTCTTTATGGGACGAAGAGGACGATCAATGTAG
- a CDS encoding general stress protein: protein MDSIGTQAYAKLLENGVQAIEEVNRLRSTGYTRDDLYVISHDENREGRIVDAADVNEVGLSEEGLFGAIANLFRSRGDALRFKITSLGFSSAEAAFYEKELDLGKVLVIAKRNPK, encoded by the coding sequence ATGGATTCAATCGGTACACAGGCATATGCCAAGTTGCTGGAGAATGGTGTTCAGGCGATAGAAGAAGTGAATCGGCTGCGTAGCACCGGCTATACAAGAGATGACCTCTACGTGATCAGTCACGATGAAAACCGTGAAGGCCGTATCGTGGATGCTGCAGACGTGAATGAGGTCGGGCTCAGCGAAGAAGGGTTATTTGGTGCGATTGCTAACCTTTTCCGTTCACGCGGCGATGCTCTCCGGTTTAAGATTACTTCGCTCGGCTTTAGTAGCGCGGAAGCGGCTTTTTACGAGAAGGAGCTCGATTTAGGCAAAGTTCTCGTTATCGCCAAAAGAAATCCGAAATAA
- a CDS encoding C40 family peptidase: MIVSHKKLAASLLVSATLALSLGVLSPQQSFAASASDISSLAAPAVQTGVIQSSVRLRTTPSTSGKVLKYLSKGEQVTILEETNSYWYKVRTSDGEIGYTSAGDQYISVITAPVATPAVQTAVIQSTVRLRETPSTSGKVLGYLYKNDQVTIMEETNSYWYKVRTANGTTGYTSSADQYIEATAAPAPTPIPTPVPTPTPTPVPTAPPQAAVIESVIAAGMGYLGTPYEYGSSRSDTSTFDCSDFIRQIFMDAANLKLPADSRQQGDWVKQNSNVVTDISGLKRGDLMFFMDYKGSSASAYAGIDKSAARITHVAMYLGDGQLLQTYSVSSGGVRVDKLSASWMNRFLYGGSVIR, from the coding sequence ATGATCGTATCACATAAGAAACTGGCAGCATCGTTATTGGTCTCAGCAACACTGGCATTATCCTTGGGAGTGTTAAGTCCTCAGCAGTCCTTCGCTGCATCGGCTTCTGACATTTCGTCTTTGGCTGCGCCAGCGGTACAGACAGGTGTAATTCAATCCTCGGTCCGCCTGCGCACGACTCCTTCTACCAGCGGTAAGGTATTGAAGTACCTCAGTAAGGGAGAACAGGTAACGATCCTGGAAGAGACTAACAGCTATTGGTACAAAGTCAGAACTTCAGACGGCGAGATCGGTTATACCAGTGCGGGAGACCAATACATCAGTGTGATTACGGCTCCGGTGGCTACACCTGCAGTACAAACAGCAGTCATCCAGTCCACAGTCCGTCTTCGGGAGACACCTTCCACAAGCGGTAAAGTGCTGGGATACCTATACAAGAATGACCAGGTAACAATCATGGAAGAAACCAATAGCTATTGGTACAAAGTAAGAACAGCTAACGGTACAACCGGATATACAAGCTCTGCGGATCAATACATTGAAGCAACGGCGGCACCTGCTCCGACACCTATACCGACACCGGTGCCAACACCTACGCCAACGCCAGTACCTACGGCTCCGCCGCAGGCTGCTGTGATTGAAAGTGTAATTGCGGCAGGCATGGGCTACCTCGGTACACCGTATGAGTACGGGTCCAGCCGGAGTGATACCAGCACGTTCGACTGCTCGGATTTCATCCGCCAGATCTTCATGGATGCAGCAAATCTGAAGCTGCCTGCCGACTCCCGTCAGCAGGGAGACTGGGTGAAGCAGAATAGTAATGTAGTAACGGACATTTCTGGGTTGAAACGCGGTGATTTGATGTTCTTCATGGATTATAAAGGAAGCTCGGCTTCCGCCTATGCGGGGATCGACAAGTCTGCAGCAAGAATTACGCATGTAGCGATGTATTTGGGGGACGGGCAGTTATTACAGACGTATTCCGTATCTTCCGGCGGTGTAAGAGTAGACAAATTAAGCGCTTCTTGGATGAATCGTTTCCTTTATGGAGGCTCGGTCATCCGCTAA
- a CDS encoding cation diffusion facilitator family transporter has product MADIYEDIRKGEKGALVSIVAYLVLSAFKLVCGYLFASSALLADGFNNLTDIVASLAVLIGLRISRKPPDSDHTYGHFRAETVAALMASFIMAMVGIQVIVEAVRSLFEGAKATPQLWSAGVALVCAVAMMGVYIYNKRLAKQINNNALMAAAKDNFSDAMVSIGAAVGIVGAQFGLPWIDSAAAVAVGLLISKTAWDIFRDSTYRLTDGFDEDKLLDLRSTIARTPGVEGIKDLKARVHGNHVLVDVVVQVNAQMTVMEGHAISDSIEERMSKLHNIMNVQVHVEPKD; this is encoded by the coding sequence ATGGCCGATATTTATGAAGATATACGCAAAGGAGAAAAAGGCGCACTGGTCAGTATTGTCGCTTATCTGGTCTTGTCTGCTTTCAAGCTGGTCTGCGGCTACTTGTTCGCTTCCAGCGCTCTCCTGGCAGACGGCTTTAACAATCTGACCGATATTGTTGCTTCACTGGCCGTGCTGATTGGTCTGCGCATCTCACGGAAGCCGCCGGATTCAGATCATACCTACGGGCATTTCCGGGCCGAGACGGTTGCTGCGCTAATGGCTTCTTTTATCATGGCGATGGTCGGCATCCAGGTTATTGTGGAAGCAGTGCGATCCTTGTTTGAAGGGGCGAAGGCAACGCCGCAGCTCTGGTCGGCGGGAGTTGCCCTGGTGTGTGCCGTAGCCATGATGGGGGTATATATATATAACAAGCGTTTGGCGAAGCAGATTAACAACAACGCGCTGATGGCTGCAGCCAAGGATAATTTCTCGGATGCCATGGTTAGTATCGGAGCTGCTGTAGGAATTGTCGGAGCCCAGTTCGGCCTTCCTTGGATCGATTCAGCTGCTGCTGTTGCGGTAGGACTGCTGATCTCCAAGACGGCCTGGGATATATTCCGCGACTCCACTTACCGGCTGACTGACGGCTTTGACGAAGATAAACTGCTTGATCTGCGCAGCACCATTGCCCGGACACCGGGTGTGGAGGGCATTAAGGATTTGAAAGCCCGGGTTCATGGCAATCATGTGCTGGTTGATGTAGTGGTACAAGTGAATGCACAGATGACGGTAATGGAGGGCCATGCCATCAGTGACTCCATCGAAGAGCGGATGAGCAAGCTGCATAACATCATGAATGTGCAGGTTCACGTTGAACCCAAAGATTAA
- a CDS encoding DUF948 domain-containing protein: protein MIIELSVALVAVAFAVLVFFLIKTLKSAKESLDKVSQTLQEVQKTIDELTYEVKTTVRHANDITADVQGKIQKIDPIVDSVKNLGDVMNELTLTVKQVSVTVIEKFRKSRELKDKAKSVSIAEVPLTPSEERTIQSYEAVNESKSKGKIATALKGVDAAAAIWQKFRH from the coding sequence ATGATCATTGAACTTAGCGTAGCACTAGTTGCTGTTGCATTCGCAGTCCTCGTATTCTTCTTAATTAAAACCTTGAAATCAGCGAAGGAATCCCTCGACAAGGTCAGTCAGACTCTGCAGGAAGTACAAAAGACCATTGATGAGCTTACGTATGAAGTGAAAACAACGGTCAGACATGCCAATGATATCACTGCCGATGTTCAGGGCAAAATTCAGAAGATTGATCCTATTGTCGATTCTGTGAAGAACCTCGGTGATGTGATGAATGAACTGACACTGACCGTGAAGCAGGTATCGGTAACCGTCATTGAGAAATTCCGCAAATCACGTGAACTGAAGGATAAGGCCAAATCCGTATCTATTGCAGAAGTTCCGCTTACTCCGTCCGAAGAAAGAACTATTCAATCCTATGAAGCGGTAAACGAAAGCAAGTCCAAGGGTAAAATAGCAACAGCGCTTAAGGGCGTGGATGCTGCAGCCGCCATCTGGCAGAAGTTCCGCCATTAA
- a CDS encoding SpoIIE family protein phosphatase, translated as MRILIVDDNPTNVIIIREILKKEDYRNFITASSAKDMLKLLGVGSGADEKQPKQSDVDLILLDMMMPEMDGIEACRVVQQYEHLKDIPIIMVTAVGDSKKLAEALDAGAVDYVTKPINKVELMARIRLALRLKREKDWHKERDQRIQDELKLAALVQNAVLSLPLTDETFEVHAIFQPSFELAGDLYAWYPLGDGRYAVILLDMMGHGISSSLFCMFLASVLKDTVTTYVEPEKVIQELNRRFNQLYIEKQLVQYYFTAIYLVIDTRMKRIDYVNAGHPPALLFEGEAKTPVLLESNCHPVGLFDRIDIQPQSLSYEEEGHLVLFTDGLLEMAQGEQAEQLEFMVGHLNAGHDWQEEVMRTAFLNEPVNQERDDDKCLVWISLKKGKDRE; from the coding sequence TTGAGAATTTTAATTGTAGATGATAATCCGACCAATGTAATCATTATCCGTGAAATCCTGAAAAAAGAAGATTACCGGAATTTTATAACGGCTTCGTCCGCTAAAGATATGTTGAAGCTGCTTGGCGTGGGTTCTGGCGCGGATGAGAAGCAACCTAAGCAGTCGGATGTGGATTTGATACTGCTGGATATGATGATGCCGGAGATGGACGGGATTGAGGCCTGCCGTGTGGTTCAGCAATATGAGCATCTGAAGGACATTCCCATTATTATGGTCACCGCTGTGGGAGATTCCAAGAAGCTTGCAGAAGCACTGGATGCAGGTGCCGTAGATTATGTTACGAAACCGATTAATAAGGTAGAGCTGATGGCCCGCATCCGTCTGGCCCTGCGGCTGAAACGCGAGAAAGATTGGCATAAGGAGCGGGATCAGCGCATCCAGGATGAGTTGAAGCTTGCTGCTTTAGTGCAGAATGCAGTACTCAGCTTGCCGCTTACCGATGAAACGTTTGAGGTGCATGCCATTTTTCAGCCGTCCTTTGAGCTGGCCGGTGATTTATACGCCTGGTATCCGCTGGGTGACGGGCGTTATGCTGTCATTCTGCTGGATATGATGGGACACGGGATCTCTTCATCGCTGTTCTGTATGTTCCTGGCCTCGGTATTGAAGGATACCGTGACTACCTATGTTGAGCCGGAGAAGGTTATTCAAGAACTTAACAGACGCTTCAATCAGCTCTACATTGAGAAGCAGCTGGTCCAGTATTACTTCACGGCAATTTATCTCGTTATTGATACACGGATGAAGCGGATTGATTATGTGAATGCCGGGCACCCGCCGGCGCTGCTCTTCGAAGGAGAGGCTAAAACTCCCGTTCTGCTGGAGAGCAACTGCCACCCGGTCGGGCTGTTTGACCGGATTGATATCCAGCCGCAGAGCCTCAGCTATGAGGAAGAAGGCCATCTGGTGCTGTTTACAGACGGCTTGCTGGAGATGGCCCAGGGAGAGCAGGCCGAGCAGCTCGAATTCATGGTCGGGCATTTGAATGCAGGCCACGACTGGCAGGAAGAGGTTATGCGCACTGCTTTCCTGAATGAGCCTGTGAATCAGGAACGCGATGACGATAAGTGTCTGGTATGGATTTCGCTGAAGAAAGGAAAAGATAGGGAATGA
- a CDS encoding MBL fold metallo-hydrolase, translated as MAKIRYNNIDNVSTDKTLKEFRQWREERRRKKKDYTYKVPNHPPQLSYLAGNRLETTITWIGHSTFFLQYEGLNIITDPIWARRLGFEKRIGQPGIPLGDMPPIDLILISHSHYDHLHIASIRKLYRAGTTTLVVPEGLKRKMLRKGFTDCLEMQWWQELTLGAVKLTFVPTQHWTRRTPFDTNSSHWGGYVLQPADPRKHPEGDEGKGQRKLPPNLYFAGDSGFFPGFKEIGSRFKLHVALMPIGAYEPEWFMNSQHVNPEEAVQAFLDVGAEIMIPMHFGTFRLADDTAREALDRMELARVAQGISEERIRTLGYGETLVVHPEERPPGQ; from the coding sequence ATGGCTAAAATACGCTACAACAACATCGATAATGTAAGTACCGATAAAACGCTTAAGGAATTCCGTCAATGGCGCGAGGAACGCCGCAGGAAGAAGAAGGATTACACCTATAAGGTGCCGAATCATCCGCCGCAGCTGAGTTATCTGGCCGGGAACCGGCTGGAAACAACGATTACGTGGATCGGGCACTCCACTTTTTTTCTGCAATATGAAGGGCTTAATATCATTACGGACCCGATCTGGGCGCGCAGACTGGGGTTTGAGAAGCGGATCGGGCAGCCGGGCATACCCCTTGGCGATATGCCGCCGATAGACCTTATTCTGATTTCCCATTCGCATTATGATCATCTGCACATCGCTTCCATCCGCAAATTGTACCGGGCAGGTACGACGACCCTTGTGGTCCCGGAAGGACTCAAGCGCAAAATGCTCCGCAAAGGATTCACGGACTGCCTGGAGATGCAGTGGTGGCAGGAGCTTACGCTCGGTGCCGTCAAGCTGACCTTTGTCCCGACCCAGCACTGGACCCGGCGGACACCGTTTGATACGAATTCTTCGCACTGGGGCGGTTATGTGCTGCAGCCGGCGGACCCGCGGAAGCATCCGGAGGGTGATGAGGGCAAGGGGCAGCGCAAGCTTCCGCCGAATCTGTATTTTGCCGGAGACAGCGGCTTCTTCCCGGGCTTCAAGGAGATTGGCAGCCGCTTTAAGCTGCATGTCGCACTGATGCCCATCGGGGCCTATGAGCCGGAGTGGTTCATGAACTCCCAGCATGTGAATCCCGAGGAGGCTGTGCAGGCATTTCTGGATGTAGGGGCAGAGATCATGATTCCGATGCATTTCGGGACGTTCCGGCTGGCTGATGACACCGCGCGCGAAGCGCTGGACCGAATGGAGCTGGCGCGTGTTGCACAAGGGATCAGCGAGGAACGTATCCGTACATTAGGTTATGGGGAAACACTGGTAGTGCATCCCGAAGAGCGCCCGCCCGGACAATAA
- a CDS encoding ABC-F family ATP-binding cassette domain-containing protein → MISTSGVTLRYGKRALFEDVNIKFTPGNCYGLIGANGAGKSTFLKILSGEIEANIGDVHITPGERLAILKQNHFEYDEFLVLETVIMGHTRLYEIMKEKDSLYAKSDFTEADGLRAGELEGEFAELNGWDAEPDAAAMLIGLGIMREMHDKKMAELSGNEKVRVLLAQALFGRPNNLLLDEPTNHLDLESIGWLENFLMDYEGTVIVVSHDRHFLNKVCTHIADIDFGKIQMYVGNYDFWYESSQLAQALQRDSNKKKEDKMKELQAFIQRFSANASKSKQATSRKKQLEKITLDDIRPSNRKYPFLNFKPEREAGKQLLTVSGLSKSVDGEQLLDEVSFVVNKGDKIAFVGPYSQPKSLLFDVLMGEKEADAGEYTWGVTTTQAYFPKDNSSYFDGVNMNLVEWLRQYSKDQDETFLRGFLGRMLFAGEEALKKASVLSGGEKVRCMLAKMMLNGANVLVFDEPTNHLDLESITALNNGLIDFDGTILFTSHDHQFIQTIANRIIEITPAGVIDRSMSYDEYLENPEIKEMRARMYPVEA, encoded by the coding sequence ATGATTAGCACAAGCGGCGTAACACTCCGCTACGGAAAACGCGCACTATTTGAGGACGTAAACATAAAATTCACACCCGGCAACTGCTATGGTCTGATTGGCGCGAACGGCGCCGGCAAATCGACCTTTCTAAAGATCCTGTCCGGAGAGATCGAAGCCAACATCGGCGATGTGCATATTACACCCGGTGAACGTCTGGCTATACTGAAACAGAACCATTTCGAGTATGACGAATTCCTGGTACTGGAAACGGTAATTATGGGCCATACCCGCCTTTATGAGATCATGAAGGAGAAGGATTCCCTGTATGCCAAGAGCGACTTCACGGAAGCTGACGGACTTCGCGCCGGTGAGCTGGAAGGCGAATTCGCTGAACTGAACGGCTGGGATGCAGAGCCGGATGCTGCTGCGATGCTGATCGGACTTGGTATTATGCGCGAAATGCATGACAAGAAAATGGCCGAACTCAGCGGCAACGAAAAGGTCCGGGTACTCCTGGCGCAAGCCCTGTTCGGACGTCCGAACAACCTGCTGCTCGATGAGCCTACCAACCATTTGGATCTTGAATCCATCGGCTGGCTGGAGAACTTCCTTATGGACTACGAAGGCACCGTTATCGTGGTATCCCATGACCGTCACTTCCTGAACAAGGTCTGCACGCATATTGCAGATATCGATTTCGGCAAAATCCAGATGTACGTCGGCAACTATGACTTCTGGTACGAGTCCAGCCAACTGGCCCAGGCCCTGCAGCGCGACTCGAACAAGAAGAAGGAAGACAAGATGAAGGAGCTGCAAGCTTTTATCCAGCGCTTCTCGGCTAATGCTTCCAAATCGAAACAGGCTACTTCCCGTAAGAAGCAGCTGGAGAAGATTACACTGGACGATATCCGTCCCTCCAACCGTAAATATCCGTTCCTGAACTTCAAGCCTGAACGTGAAGCCGGCAAACAGCTGCTTACGGTCAGCGGACTGAGCAAGTCGGTTGACGGTGAGCAGCTGCTGGATGAAGTCAGCTTTGTCGTGAACAAGGGCGATAAAATTGCTTTTGTAGGTCCATACTCCCAGCCGAAATCACTGCTGTTCGATGTCCTAATGGGCGAGAAGGAAGCGGATGCCGGTGAATATACCTGGGGCGTTACAACAACCCAGGCTTATTTCCCTAAGGATAACTCGAGTTATTTCGACGGTGTGAACATGAATCTGGTAGAATGGCTGCGTCAGTATTCCAAGGATCAGGATGAAACTTTCCTGCGCGGATTCCTGGGCCGGATGCTATTTGCCGGTGAAGAAGCGCTGAAGAAGGCGAGCGTACTGTCCGGGGGCGAGAAGGTCCGCTGCATGCTGGCCAAGATGATGCTGAACGGGGCGAATGTGCTCGTGTTCGATGAGCCAACCAACCACTTGGATCTGGAATCGATCACAGCGCTCAATAACGGCCTGATCGACTTTGACGGCACTATCCTGTTCACTTCCCATGACCATCAGTTTATCCAGACAATCGCCAACCGCATTATTGAAATTACACCGGCTGGTGTCATCGACCGCTCGATGAGCTATGATGAATATCTGGAGAATCCGGAAATTAAGGAAATGCGTGCACGCATGTATCCTGTAGAGGCTTAA
- a CDS encoding response regulator produces MKIKAKLLIGFSAMLAIMLALTMIGYDRLHYMSGQLDSFQERYSKGRSSSGLRGEVNDMARILTTSMLNADTLSVDAQKAEINSKVLKAEEHLKNMQDSMNTTEELQLLSQIEASYSAYKNYQSKVLEMLTAGYFQNANTYRNAEGQDIQNEVLNSLNALSDYNAFRMTDETAIAKEASERSIQIVTLIMIVGLLLGLGVILWVIPSITRGLSVVSMMITSFGNGKMRAIRRIKVKSKDEIGDVARVFQEMAEDIEQKQQLEKSYAQAQSDQAWLNANIARVTELLRGVSSLEQVSQTFISEFTPVLGAQYGAVYLKDQNNPNLLVSSAFYAGEEGVTPKESFEIGQGLVGQSALDKLPINLTEAPDNYISVSSGFGESHPSYISIHPLLFEDELMGVVEFASFTPFSVLQNELLHQLSNNLGIILNNISRRLDVEELLRESQALTEELQCQSEELQTQQEELRRSNENLEEQTDALKRSEELLQRQQGELEHYNTELLAKTSALQEQVQEVEEKKDEIEHARVQLEKQAMQLAVTSKYKSEFLANMSHELRTPLNSLLILSQLLTENKEGNLSDKQVEFAHTIYMSGADLLKMIDEILDLSKVDAGKMELNYEEIPLTELKIFVKQNFAPLASQKGLSLRLSFEEPLPDHVFTDSHRLKQVLRNLLSNAFKFTSEGHVEFSVSRADTKQLPSYLPHEYEYIAMSVKDSGIGIPSDKMDIVFEAFQQVDGTTSRKYGGTGLGLSISRELARLMGGAIGLESREGQGSIFTLYLPVKGNYSLLPGVAEAAAARDAATLEEYRDERTWNETGNVAPTPLVPVIVEDDRESLTAGDKVLLIIEDDESFAKILLGMARGRGFKGLVALQGDTGLQMAKTYLPDAIILDIQLPVMDGWSILRELKGASQTRHIPVHVISVNDEIKQGLMMGAMAYLRKPSSREALDRAFSQIENYTASTLKHLLIVEDDDIQRRSIMELIGHDDVAITAVSTGHEALGELRKQRYDCMVLDLMLEDMTGFELLDQIRDDEELNDLPIIIYTGKDLDSKEETQLRKYAESIIIKDVRSPERLLDETTLFLHRVEANLPEDKRKILQKLHNKEELFDGKKILLVDDDIRNVFALSSVLEGYHMEVKFAENGREAIDMLVEHTDFDLVLMDMMMPEMDGYEAMRRIRQMPQYQKLPIIALTAKAMKEDRAKCIEAGASDYMKKPISTDQLLSLMRVWLYS; encoded by the coding sequence ATGAAAATAAAGGCAAAACTGCTAATCGGCTTCAGTGCCATGCTGGCCATTATGCTGGCTCTTACCATGATCGGGTATGACCGGCTTCATTATATGAGCGGACAGCTTGACAGCTTCCAGGAGAGGTACAGCAAAGGCCGCTCCTCTTCAGGGCTTCGCGGTGAAGTGAATGATATGGCGCGGATCTTAACCACCTCGATGCTTAACGCGGACACACTTTCTGTGGATGCCCAGAAGGCGGAAATTAACAGCAAGGTGCTCAAAGCTGAGGAGCATCTGAAGAATATGCAGGACTCCATGAATACCACAGAAGAATTGCAGCTGTTATCGCAGATTGAGGCTTCTTATTCTGCGTATAAGAATTATCAGAGTAAAGTGCTGGAGATGCTGACTGCCGGCTACTTCCAGAATGCTAATACTTACCGTAATGCAGAAGGACAAGATATCCAGAACGAGGTACTGAACAGTCTGAATGCACTTTCCGATTATAATGCCTTCCGGATGACTGATGAGACCGCCATAGCCAAGGAGGCATCCGAACGTTCGATTCAGATAGTGACCCTGATTATGATTGTGGGACTGCTGCTGGGGCTCGGGGTGATCCTATGGGTCATCCCGAGTATTACGCGCGGTCTAAGTGTAGTATCCATGATGATTACCAGCTTCGGCAACGGCAAGATGCGGGCGATCCGGCGGATCAAGGTCAAATCCAAAGATGAGATTGGTGATGTAGCCCGCGTGTTCCAGGAGATGGCTGAGGATATTGAGCAGAAGCAGCAGCTTGAAAAGTCCTATGCCCAGGCGCAGAGTGACCAGGCTTGGCTGAACGCGAACATAGCCCGGGTAACGGAGCTGCTGCGTGGCGTCAGCTCACTGGAACAGGTGTCACAGACCTTTATCAGTGAGTTCACGCCTGTGCTGGGAGCCCAGTACGGTGCTGTATATTTGAAGGATCAGAACAATCCGAACCTGCTGGTCAGCAGCGCTTTCTATGCCGGTGAGGAAGGCGTCACACCGAAGGAGAGCTTCGAAATCGGTCAGGGGCTGGTCGGACAAAGCGCCTTGGACAAGCTGCCGATCAATCTGACAGAGGCGCCGGATAACTATATTTCCGTCTCCTCCGGATTCGGGGAATCACATCCGAGTTACATTTCTATTCATCCGCTTTTATTTGAAGATGAGCTAATGGGGGTAGTGGAATTCGCTTCCTTTACTCCTTTCTCGGTGCTGCAGAATGAGCTGCTTCATCAGCTTTCGAATAATCTGGGCATCATTCTGAATAATATCAGCCGCAGGCTTGACGTTGAAGAGCTGCTGCGGGAATCGCAGGCGCTTACCGAAGAGCTGCAATGCCAGTCAGAGGAACTGCAGACCCAGCAGGAAGAACTCCGCCGTTCCAACGAGAATCTGGAGGAACAGACGGATGCGCTGAAGCGTTCCGAGGAGCTGCTGCAGCGGCAGCAGGGAGAACTGGAGCATTATAATACGGAGCTGCTCGCCAAGACCAGTGCTCTGCAGGAGCAGGTGCAGGAGGTTGAAGAGAAGAAGGATGAGATTGAGCATGCCCGCGTCCAGCTTGAGAAGCAGGCGATGCAGCTTGCGGTGACCAGCAAATACAAATCCGAGTTCCTGGCGAATATGTCTCATGAGCTGCGGACGCCGCTGAACAGCCTGTTAATCCTGTCCCAGCTTCTTACGGAGAATAAAGAAGGGAATCTGAGCGACAAGCAGGTGGAATTCGCCCATACCATCTATATGTCAGGTGCGGACCTGCTCAAGATGATAGATGAGATTCTCGATCTGTCCAAGGTGGATGCCGGCAAAATGGAGCTTAATTACGAAGAGATTCCGCTTACAGAGCTAAAGATCTTCGTGAAGCAGAACTTTGCGCCGCTGGCCAGTCAGAAGGGGCTGTCGCTGCGCTTATCCTTCGAGGAGCCACTGCCGGACCATGTGTTCACGGACAGCCACAGACTGAAGCAGGTGCTCCGCAATCTCTTGTCTAATGCGTTCAAATTCACCAGTGAAGGACATGTGGAGTTCTCTGTCAGCCGGGCGGATACCAAGCAGCTGCCTTCCTATCTGCCGCATGAATATGAATACATTGCAATGTCTGTCAAGGACAGCGGAATCGGCATCCCGTCCGACAAGATGGATATAGTCTTTGAGGCCTTCCAGCAGGTCGACGGGACAACTAGCCGCAAGTATGGGGGCACAGGTCTCGGGCTGTCGATCAGCCGCGAGCTTGCCCGTCTGATGGGCGGGGCAATTGGACTGGAATCGCGCGAAGGACAAGGAAGCATCTTCACCTTGTATCTGCCGGTCAAAGGGAATTACAGCCTGCTGCCGGGAGTGGCAGAAGCCGCCGCCGCACGGGATGCGGCGACGCTTGAAGAGTACCGGGACGAACGTACATGGAATGAAACCGGCAATGTGGCACCTACGCCCCTCGTGCCGGTTATTGTTGAAGACGACCGCGAATCGCTTACTGCCGGCGACAAGGTTCTGCTCATTATCGAAGATGACGAGAGCTTTGCCAAAATACTGCTCGGCATGGCCCGCGGCCGCGGCTTCAAGGGACTGGTGGCTCTTCAGGGAGATACCGGCCTGCAGATGGCCAAGACCTATCTGCCTGACGCGATTATTCTCGATATCCAGCTGCCGGTCATGGACGGCTGGTCAATACTCAGGGAACTCAAGGGTGCTTCCCAGACCCGGCATATTCCTGTGCACGTGATCTCCGTGAACGACGAGATTAAGCAGGGCCTCATGATGGGCGCGATGGCCTACTTAAGAAAGCCTTCTTCTCGCGAAGCGCTGGACCGGGCATTCTCGCAAATTGAGAACTACACCGCCAGCACGCTTAAGCATCTGCTCATTGTAGAAGATGATGATATCCAGCGCCGGTCCATCATGGAGCTTATCGGGCATGATGATGTAGCCATTACTGCGGTTTCCACCGGCCATGAAGCCCTGGGCGAGCTGCGCAAGCAGAGGTATGACTGTATGGTCCTCGATCTTATGCTGGAGGATATGACCGGATTCGAGCTGCTGGATCAGATCCGGGATGATGAAGAGTTGAATGATCTGCCGATCATTATTTATACGGGTAAAGATCTGGACAGCAAAGAAGAGACGCAGCTGCGTAAATATGCGGAATCGATCATTATCAAGGATGTCCGCTCGCCGGAACGGCTGCTGGATGAAACTACGCTGTTCCTGCACCGGGTAGAGGCTAATCTTCCGGAGGATAAGCGTAAAATTCTGCAAAAGCTGCACAATAAAGAAGAATTGTTCGACGGCAAAAAAATATTGCTCGTCGATGATGACATCCGAAACGTCTTTGCCCTCTCCAGTGTTCTTGAAGGATATCATATGGAAGTGAAGTTCGCCGAGAATGGGCGGGAGGCCATTGATATGCTGGTGGAGCATACGGATTTTGATCTGGTGCTGATGGATATGATGATGCCGGAAATGGACGGCTACGAAGCGATGCGGCGTATCCGGCAAATGCCGCAGTACCAGAAATTGCCGATTATTGCACTTACGGCCAAGGCGATGAAGGAGGACCGGGCGAAGTGTATTGAGGCCGGAGCCTCCGATTATATGAAGAAACCGATCAGTACAGATCAGCTTCTTTCATTAATGCGTGTCTGGTTGTATTCGTAA